From the Glutamicibacter halophytocola genome, the window TGCCGGGCCGGCGGCGCGGATCCATTGCACCTTCAGGTCCCCGAGGGCCCTGAGCTGCGTGAAGAGGCGTTCAGATCCGGCCGGGGCGAGCAGCACCAGTGTCCGCAGCTGTGGCGTCGCGTGCGATCGGGCCGGATCCTGCGCGGCGGACTCGGCCCGCTGCGACCTGCCCGAACGCCACAGCGCATAGTGGTAGGCGGCGACCGCGGCGGTGGACACCAGCCAGCCCAGCGGTCCGCGCACGGCATCGAGCATTGTCCCGTAGCCGGTGCCCGGTTCCAGGAAGTAGGCGAAGATCCGGTAACCCAGCACCAGCAGCGCAATCAGCGCCACCACCGAGCTGGCCCCGAAGAACAGCACCAGGTAGGCGCCGCGCGAGGCAGGCCAGGCCGGTTGCAGCGGGCGGAAGAACGCGAACCAGCTGACGGCGCCGACCAGCAGCAGGCCCAGGCCCTCGCCGAGCACCTCGGCCGATGCATTGCTGCCCGGAAGGGCGGAGATGGATGCCAGCAACGCGTTGATCACCATGCCCAGTCCGGTGGCCAGCAGCGCCAGGCTGATGCCGCTGACCGCCAACCGGGCCGCGCTGGCCGTGGCGGCCACATGCATCCCGGAGCGCAGCTGAAGCTGGTGGTAGAGCCAGATGAGCCCGGCTGCCAGCATGATCGCGCCCTGCAACGGGACCTCGGCCCGGAATTCTTCGGCTTGGGCCGCCGGATCCCAGGGCAGCGGCAGGGCCCAGGACACCAGCGCCGCGGTGGCCAGCAAACAGGCGGCCGCGGGGGCCGCGATGGCCAGCACCACAAAGGCCAGGGAACTGAAGCCATCGGCCTGCTCCTGCACGCGGCGCAACTTCCAGTGCCAGAACCACAGGGCCGCGGAACCGGCCAGCCAGATGACCGCGGCAAGCAGCCGATCCAGATCGGAAGGGCCGGCCAGCGTGGTGTCCGGGCGGATCAGGATCAGCACCGCGACGCGCAGCGCCCAGACCAGCGACAGGGCGAACAGCAGCATGCTGAAGGCATTGCCCAGCGTGCCGGCCAGCTGCCCCAGCTGCTGCGGCGCGGTTTTCGGGGCGGCCAGCTGCCGGTGCTGCCAGGCGCAGAGGGCACCCCAGCCCAGCGCGGTGCCCAGCGAGGATTGCCAGGCGCCCTCCGGCGCCCGGTTGACCAGCCCGGCCAGCAGGCCCAGGACCGAGCAGCTGGCAGCGATGAGTGAAACCAGGTAGACCCCGGAGGCTTGCAGGGACCAGATCGCGGAGTCGGCGGCTGAAGGCCGGGCCAATGTCCTGCGGATCGCCCGCCACAGCAGCCAGGCCAGCGG encodes:
- a CDS encoding DUF5671 domain-containing protein, producing MGSATSASKAPATSVLRPLIMHGLLFVLLMLFPAGLSTLLEALFNGFDGERVSAQQLAVAYSYTLVAGPLAWLLWRAIRRTLARPSAADSAIWSLQASGVYLVSLIAASCSVLGLLAGLVNRAPEGAWQSSLGTALGWGALCAWQHRQLAAPKTAPQQLGQLAGTLGNAFSMLLFALSLVWALRVAVLILIRPDTTLAGPSDLDRLLAAVIWLAGSAALWFWHWKLRRVQEQADGFSSLAFVVLAIAAPAAACLLATAALVSWALPLPWDPAAQAEEFRAEVPLQGAIMLAAGLIWLYHQLQLRSGMHVAATASAARLAVSGISLALLATGLGMVINALLASISALPGSNASAEVLGEGLGLLLVGAVSWFAFFRPLQPAWPASRGAYLVLFFGASSVVALIALLVLGYRIFAYFLEPGTGYGTMLDAVRGPLGWLVSTAAVAAYHYALWRSGRSQRAESAAQDPARSHATPQLRTLVLLAPAGSERLFTQLRALGDLKVQWIRAAGPALDDEADAAVFARIVERLATEPSSFLAIAGSDGAVQFTELA